From a region of the Myxococcus stipitatus genome:
- a CDS encoding metallopeptidase family protein, translated as MSRRGLLALFLLFSACKRDAPAPDAPDAGPRAAPVVEGAAQKPAEAKAPSANVRPVETGQAAAHVEPLPVCRANGASPLDAARGYFEAGRYQDALSCAAQAAALEPDLAPAHAERGVALAALGREAEAQLAFARALAIDPGDADALLGAAHLYAVQLPSTREHDELGTLYAERGLSQPGTPPELISHLALVAAMAFNDLGQAEEALARAAIVLAREPGNREALYERALALFELCRFSEAKSAFQALVNDPERSAHAHQHLGLLLEREGRWKQAQAHFDKARALSPEDFPAPPLSDPDVFRADVLRAVAELPADMRGDLEGVPVTAEELPADSDLLANQPPLSPTILGLFRGPPLGEPCDGSETPCRSVVLYRRNLARAVRTPDELREQIRVTLLHEIGHLRGEDDEELAARGLE; from the coding sequence ATGTCGCGGCGCGGTCTGCTCGCCCTCTTCCTCCTCTTCAGCGCATGCAAGCGGGACGCTCCGGCGCCAGACGCCCCGGACGCGGGGCCCCGCGCGGCGCCCGTGGTGGAGGGCGCCGCGCAGAAGCCCGCGGAGGCGAAGGCCCCGTCCGCCAACGTCCGGCCGGTGGAGACCGGGCAGGCGGCGGCGCACGTGGAGCCGTTGCCCGTGTGCCGGGCCAACGGGGCCTCGCCGCTCGACGCGGCGCGCGGCTACTTCGAGGCGGGGCGCTACCAGGACGCGCTGTCGTGCGCCGCGCAGGCCGCCGCGCTGGAGCCGGACCTGGCGCCGGCCCACGCGGAGCGCGGCGTGGCGCTGGCGGCGCTCGGGCGCGAGGCCGAGGCCCAGCTGGCCTTCGCGCGGGCGCTCGCCATCGACCCCGGCGACGCGGACGCGCTCCTGGGCGCCGCGCACCTGTACGCCGTGCAGCTGCCCTCCACGCGCGAGCACGACGAGCTGGGCACGCTGTACGCCGAGCGCGGCCTGTCCCAGCCGGGCACGCCTCCGGAGCTCATCTCCCACCTGGCGCTGGTGGCGGCCATGGCCTTCAACGACCTGGGGCAGGCCGAGGAGGCCCTGGCGCGGGCGGCCATCGTCCTGGCCCGGGAGCCGGGCAACCGCGAGGCGCTGTACGAGCGCGCCCTGGCCCTCTTCGAGCTGTGCCGCTTCTCCGAGGCGAAGTCGGCCTTCCAGGCGCTCGTCAACGACCCGGAGCGCTCCGCGCACGCCCACCAGCACCTGGGGCTGCTGCTCGAGCGCGAGGGCCGGTGGAAGCAGGCCCAGGCGCACTTCGACAAGGCCCGCGCCCTGTCGCCGGAGGACTTCCCCGCGCCGCCGCTGTCCGACCCGGACGTGTTCCGCGCGGACGTGCTGCGCGCGGTGGCGGAGCTGCCCGCGGACATGCGCGGCGACCTGGAGGGCGTGCCCGTCACGGCGGAGGAGCTGCCCGCGGACAGCGACCTGCTCGCCAACCAGCCGCCCCTGTCGCCCACGATTCTGGGCCTGTTCCGGGGGCCGCCCCTGGGCGAACCGTGCGACGGCTCGGAGACGCCGTGCCGCTCCGTGGTGCTGTACCGGCGCAACCTGGCGCGGGCGGTGCGCACCCCGGACGAGCTGCGCGAGCAGATTCGCGTGACATTGCTGCACGAAATCGGGCATCTGCGCGGGGAGGACGACGAGGAACTGGCCGCGCGCGGCCTGGAGTGA
- the rplM gene encoding 50S ribosomal protein L13 — translation MSQKTYSAKAGDIKRQWHVIDVSDKVLGRAASQIATLLKGKHKAIYTPSIDTGDHVIVINADKVKVTGTKEQDKMYYRHPHAGFPGALKITNLAKLRQRHPEDIIINAVRRMLPRNALGRQMMTKLKVYAGDTHPHAAQKPAAFKVEA, via the coding sequence ATGTCGCAGAAGACCTACAGCGCGAAGGCTGGGGACATCAAGCGCCAGTGGCACGTCATCGACGTGTCCGACAAGGTGCTGGGCCGCGCGGCGAGCCAGATTGCCACCCTGCTGAAGGGCAAGCACAAGGCCATCTACACGCCGTCCATCGACACGGGCGACCACGTCATCGTCATCAACGCCGACAAGGTGAAGGTCACGGGGACGAAGGAGCAGGACAAGATGTACTACCGGCACCCGCACGCGGGTTTCCCGGGCGCCCTGAAGATCACCAACCTGGCGAAGCTCCGTCAGCGCCACCCCGAGGACATCATCATCAACGCCGTGCGCCGGATGCTTCCGCGCAACGCGCTCGGCCGCCAGATGATGACGAAGCTGAAGGTCTACGCGGGTGACACCCACCCGCACGCCGCCCAGAAGCCGGCCGCGTTCAAGGTCGAGGCGTAA
- a CDS encoding DHH family phosphoesterase encodes MNVQVLFHDNCFDGAASAAVFSRFYREKVRSDVAFQYLGLTHKPGAEGIDPAVFSGQENVIVDFRYSQDPRLTWWFDHHVSAFQQPGDEAHFRADTSGRKFHDAHRKSCTKYLADVARERFGWDASALADLIHWAEIIDGAQFPSPRMAVALEEPSLRIMTVLEANKDPALIPEVIRRMQTESLASIAASPLIATPLAPLLERHQGHIELVRQHARYERGVVFFDLVDQGVDSLNKFIAYALYPDARYTLWVGRGASRAKVSLGSNPWKPELRKHDLAAIAGRYGGGGHPVVAAASFKADQADKARAAYQEILAELSSAG; translated from the coding sequence ATGAACGTCCAGGTCCTGTTCCACGACAACTGCTTCGATGGCGCCGCGAGCGCGGCGGTGTTCTCCCGGTTCTATCGGGAGAAGGTCCGCTCGGACGTGGCCTTCCAGTACCTCGGGTTGACGCACAAGCCGGGGGCGGAGGGCATCGACCCGGCGGTGTTCTCCGGCCAGGAGAACGTCATCGTCGACTTCCGCTACAGCCAGGATCCGCGGCTGACGTGGTGGTTCGACCACCATGTCTCCGCCTTCCAGCAGCCCGGGGACGAGGCGCACTTCCGCGCGGACACCAGCGGGCGCAAGTTCCACGACGCGCACCGCAAGAGCTGCACGAAGTACCTGGCGGACGTGGCGCGCGAGCGCTTCGGCTGGGATGCCTCCGCGCTGGCGGACCTCATCCACTGGGCCGAAATCATCGACGGCGCGCAGTTCCCGTCGCCCCGGATGGCGGTGGCGCTGGAGGAGCCGTCGCTGCGCATCATGACGGTGCTGGAGGCGAACAAGGACCCGGCGCTCATCCCGGAGGTCATCCGCCGGATGCAGACCGAGTCGCTGGCGTCCATCGCCGCCTCGCCGCTCATCGCCACGCCGCTGGCGCCGCTGCTCGAGCGCCACCAGGGCCACATCGAGCTGGTGCGCCAGCACGCGCGCTACGAGCGCGGCGTCGTCTTCTTCGACCTGGTGGACCAGGGCGTGGACAGCCTCAACAAGTTCATCGCCTACGCGCTCTACCCGGACGCGCGCTACACGCTGTGGGTGGGCCGAGGCGCCTCGCGCGCGAAGGTGTCGCTGGGGTCCAACCCCTGGAAGCCGGAGCTGCGCAAGCACGACCTGGCGGCCATCGCCGGGCGCTACGGCGGCGGCGGGCACCCGGTGGTGGCGGCGGCGAGCTTCAAGGCGGACCAGGCGGACAAGGCCCGCGCCGCGTACCAGGAGATTCTCGCGGAGCTGTCGAGCGCGGGCTGA
- a CDS encoding TatD family hydrolase → MIDTHCHLDASRFDVDRTDVLERAWSAGLEGIVIPGVGPHDWEPLLELSQKDARLQVGLGIHPQLLPDMTPEEDEAALALLDTLLARGGAAAVGECGLDGPSLPGAPLERQVSVLKRHLALARKYDLPVLMHCHRLHPALIDLLKQEPFPEAGVLMHSYSGGVELARFYLQKGCHFSFAGPVTWAEARKPLDALRAIPLDRLMAETDAPDQAPTPHRGQRSEPGYLPRILEGMAQARGEPVEEVARRTTENARRFFREGFPVASR, encoded by the coding sequence ATGATCGACACCCACTGTCATCTCGACGCATCCCGTTTCGACGTGGATCGAACGGACGTCCTCGAGCGCGCGTGGAGCGCGGGCCTGGAGGGAATCGTCATCCCCGGGGTGGGCCCCCACGACTGGGAGCCGCTGCTGGAGCTGTCCCAGAAGGACGCCCGACTCCAGGTGGGGTTGGGCATCCATCCCCAGCTGCTGCCGGACATGACGCCCGAGGAGGACGAGGCGGCCCTGGCGCTGCTCGACACGCTGCTGGCGCGCGGCGGCGCGGCGGCGGTGGGCGAGTGCGGCCTGGATGGTCCCTCGCTGCCGGGCGCTCCGCTGGAGCGACAGGTGTCCGTGTTGAAGCGGCACCTCGCGCTGGCGCGCAAGTACGACCTGCCGGTGTTGATGCACTGCCACCGGCTGCACCCGGCGCTCATCGACCTGCTCAAGCAGGAGCCCTTCCCGGAGGCCGGCGTGCTCATGCACAGCTACAGCGGCGGCGTGGAGCTGGCGCGCTTCTATCTCCAGAAGGGTTGCCACTTCTCCTTCGCGGGGCCGGTGACGTGGGCGGAGGCGCGCAAGCCCCTGGACGCCCTGCGCGCCATCCCCCTGGACCGGCTGATGGCGGAGACGGACGCGCCGGACCAGGCCCCCACGCCCCACCGGGGCCAGCGCTCCGAGCCCGGCTACCTGCCACGCATCCTCGAGGGCATGGCCCAGGCGCGGGGAGAGCCCGTCGAGGAGGTCG
- a CDS encoding class I SAM-dependent rRNA methyltransferase has translation MPPASTLPVARASLKGAKSLRKGNPWLYRTELAAPPDVKGPGAVVLVVDPQGNPIGQALYARRSPLALRLLTRKGPADEPVDDAFFRRRLEAALARRKPLSGRDGLRLVHGEADLLPGLFVDRYGAGLTLQTLSEGMDARKEMLARVLVELTGATHVVCRDDASGRDFEGLTRESRLLHGQGDARFTYHEGDNRFEVDLLGDMKTGAFLDQVDNHLRAGELGRGRALDLFSYHGGFALSLARTCDSVLAVEQDAKAAARAQDNARANGRANVTVENANAFDVLRRFDTEGRRFDTVVLDPPGLAKRREGLATALRAYHELNLRALRCLEPDGLLVTCSCSGKLDRAGFEEMVLAAAADAKRPVQILERRGAGLDHPVLGGLLETEYLKALYVRAL, from the coding sequence ATGCCCCCCGCATCAACCCTGCCCGTCGCACGCGCCAGCCTGAAGGGCGCCAAGTCGCTGCGAAAGGGAAACCCCTGGCTGTACCGCACCGAACTGGCCGCCCCGCCCGACGTGAAGGGCCCCGGCGCGGTGGTGCTGGTGGTGGACCCCCAGGGCAACCCCATCGGCCAGGCGCTCTACGCCCGCCGCTCGCCCCTGGCGCTGCGCCTGCTGACGCGCAAGGGGCCCGCCGACGAGCCGGTGGATGACGCCTTCTTCCGCCGCCGCCTGGAGGCCGCGCTCGCGCGCCGCAAGCCCCTGTCCGGACGCGACGGCCTGCGGCTGGTGCACGGCGAGGCGGACCTGTTGCCCGGCCTCTTCGTGGACCGCTACGGCGCGGGCCTCACGCTGCAGACGCTCTCCGAGGGCATGGACGCCCGCAAGGAGATGCTGGCGCGCGTGCTGGTGGAGCTGACGGGGGCCACCCACGTGGTGTGCCGCGACGACGCCTCCGGCCGCGACTTCGAGGGCCTGACGCGCGAGTCGCGCCTGCTGCACGGCCAGGGCGACGCGCGCTTCACGTACCACGAGGGGGACAACCGCTTCGAGGTCGACCTGCTGGGCGACATGAAGACGGGCGCCTTCCTGGACCAGGTGGACAACCACCTGCGCGCGGGCGAGCTGGGCCGGGGCAGGGCGCTGGACCTGTTCAGCTACCACGGGGGCTTCGCGCTCTCGCTGGCCCGAACGTGCGACTCCGTGCTGGCGGTGGAGCAGGACGCGAAGGCCGCCGCGCGCGCCCAGGACAACGCCCGCGCCAACGGCCGCGCCAACGTCACGGTGGAGAACGCCAACGCCTTCGACGTGCTGCGCCGCTTCGACACGGAGGGGCGCCGCTTCGACACCGTGGTGTTGGACCCGCCGGGGCTGGCCAAGCGCCGCGAGGGACTGGCCACCGCGCTGCGCGCCTACCACGAGCTGAACCTGCGCGCGCTGCGCTGCCTGGAGCCGGACGGGCTGCTCGTCACCTGCTCCTGCTCCGGCAAGCTGGACCGCGCGGGCTTCGAGGAGATGGTGCTCGCGGCCGCCGCGGACGCGAAGCGGCCGGTTCAAATCCTCGAGCGCCGGGGCGCGGGCCTGGACCACCCGGTGCTCGGGGGCCTGCTGGAGACCGAATACCTCAAGGCCCTCTACGTGCGCGCCCTGTGA
- the rpsI gene encoding 30S ribosomal protein S9: protein MPIHQELGFYATGRRKEATARVWVRPGTGQVTINGREINDYFGRETSKMVLNQPLEILEQKGKIDVTVNVRGGGLSGQAGAIRHGIARALCAFNPEFRPALKKAGFLTRDARAVERKKYGQPGARRRFQFSKR, encoded by the coding sequence ATGCCCATCCACCAAGAGCTCGGTTTCTACGCCACCGGCCGCCGCAAGGAGGCCACCGCTCGCGTCTGGGTTCGCCCCGGTACCGGCCAGGTCACCATCAACGGCCGCGAGATCAACGACTACTTCGGCCGTGAGACGTCGAAGATGGTCCTCAACCAGCCCCTCGAGATCCTCGAGCAGAAGGGCAAGATCGACGTCACGGTGAACGTGCGCGGCGGCGGTCTGTCCGGTCAGGCGGGCGCCATCCGCCACGGCATCGCCCGCGCCCTGTGCGCCTTCAACCCGGAGTTCCGTCCGGCGCTGAAGAAGGCGGGCTTCCTCACCCGCGATGCTCGCGCGGTCGAGCGCAAGAAGTACGGCCAGCCGGGCGCGCGTCGCCGGTTCCAGTTCTCCAAGCGCTAA
- a CDS encoding caib/baif family protein, producing the protein MVKEKATRPDVVDPLANEKAARELVASLGKREFLDQLQKLTKSYASDPGNPGSYACENCQRCANCMFCKECDSCFTCTHCTRCELCNNCSHCVECKSCHACAYCVQSENCTTSAYLVLCRNLQDCNYCFGCVGLAKKDFHILNVPFPRTEYFKVVGKLRKELGLS; encoded by the coding sequence GTGGTGAAGGAGAAAGCAACGCGCCCCGACGTGGTGGATCCGCTCGCCAACGAGAAGGCGGCGCGAGAGCTGGTGGCGTCCCTGGGCAAGCGCGAGTTCCTGGACCAGCTCCAGAAGCTGACCAAGAGCTATGCGTCCGACCCCGGCAACCCCGGCTCGTACGCCTGCGAGAACTGTCAGCGCTGCGCCAACTGCATGTTCTGCAAGGAGTGCGACAGCTGCTTCACGTGCACCCACTGCACGCGCTGCGAGCTGTGCAACAACTGCTCGCACTGCGTGGAGTGCAAGAGCTGCCACGCGTGCGCCTACTGCGTGCAGAGCGAGAACTGCACCACCAGCGCCTACCTGGTGCTGTGCCGCAACCTCCAGGACTGCAACTACTGCTTCGGGTGCGTGGGCCTGGCGAAGAAGGACTTCCACATCCTCAACGTCCCCTTCCCCCGCACCGAGTACTTCAAGGTCGTGGGCAAGCTGCGCAAGGAACTGGGCCTGTCGTAG
- a CDS encoding type IV pilus twitching motility protein PilT yields the protein MELNEILQIALRGGASDIHLKAGLPPMFRVDGSLVPLKDGRRLPPEEVARMSFGIMNEFQKEKFKASNEVDLAYGVPGLGRFRVNVFQQRGTVGAVLRVIPFKVMTMQDLLLPQVLAKICGEERGLILVTGTTGSGKSTTLAAMIDHINSNETSHIMTIEDPIEFLIRDKRSIVNQREVGVDTMSFAQALKSALRQDPDVILVGEMRDHETIETALHAAETGHLVMSTLHTLDATETVNRIVSAFPPHQQKQVRIQLASVLKGVVSQRLVPRADGKGRVAAVEVLRVTARVRELIEDKDRTKEIHDAIAQGTDSYGMQTFDQSLMSLVRQGLVTYDEAHRQASNPDDFALRFSGISGTSDSKWDSFDAKPGEARPIPGSAAFAQKGAPGGATPPPAAGPAAAPQAMRPPAPVPPPGVARPSGPAPAVARPAAPPAARPPTPAPAPAAPAAGGDDDFQIERF from the coding sequence ATGGAACTCAACGAGATCCTCCAGATCGCCCTGCGCGGCGGTGCCTCCGACATTCATCTCAAGGCCGGCCTCCCGCCCATGTTCCGCGTGGATGGTTCGCTGGTGCCGCTCAAGGACGGACGTCGCCTCCCCCCGGAGGAGGTGGCCCGCATGTCCTTCGGCATCATGAACGAGTTCCAGAAGGAGAAGTTCAAGGCGAGCAACGAGGTGGACCTGGCCTACGGCGTTCCGGGCCTGGGGCGCTTCCGCGTGAACGTCTTCCAGCAGCGCGGCACCGTGGGCGCGGTGCTGCGTGTCATCCCGTTCAAGGTGATGACGATGCAGGACCTGCTGCTGCCGCAGGTGCTCGCGAAGATTTGTGGCGAGGAGCGCGGTCTCATCCTGGTGACGGGCACGACGGGCTCCGGCAAGTCGACCACGTTGGCGGCGATGATCGACCACATCAACTCCAACGAGACCAGCCACATCATGACGATCGAGGACCCCATCGAGTTCCTCATCCGTGACAAGCGGTCCATCGTGAACCAGCGCGAGGTGGGCGTGGACACGATGAGCTTCGCGCAGGCGCTCAAGAGCGCGCTGCGGCAGGACCCGGACGTCATCCTCGTGGGCGAAATGCGAGACCACGAGACCATCGAGACGGCGCTGCACGCGGCGGAGACGGGCCACTTGGTCATGTCCACGCTGCACACGCTGGACGCCACGGAGACGGTCAACCGCATCGTGTCCGCCTTCCCTCCGCACCAGCAGAAGCAGGTGCGCATCCAGCTGGCGAGCGTGCTCAAGGGCGTGGTGAGCCAGCGGCTCGTGCCGCGCGCGGACGGCAAGGGCCGCGTGGCGGCGGTGGAGGTGTTGCGCGTCACCGCTCGCGTGCGCGAGCTCATCGAGGACAAGGACCGCACGAAGGAGATCCACGACGCCATCGCGCAGGGCACGGATTCGTACGGGATGCAGACCTTCGACCAGTCGCTGATGAGCCTGGTGCGCCAGGGGCTCGTCACCTACGACGAGGCCCACCGTCAGGCGTCCAACCCGGACGACTTCGCGCTGCGCTTCTCCGGCATCAGCGGCACGTCCGACTCGAAGTGGGACAGCTTCGACGCCAAGCCCGGCGAGGCCCGGCCCATCCCGGGCTCGGCCGCCTTCGCGCAGAAGGGCGCCCCGGGCGGAGCGACGCCGCCTCCCGCCGCGGGCCCGGCCGCCGCGCCCCAGGCCATGCGGCCTCCGGCGCCAGTCCCTCCGCCGGGAGTGGCCCGTCCCTCGGGCCCCGCGCCCGCCGTGGCCCGTCCCGCCGCGCCGCCCGCGGCGCGTCCTCCCACTCCGGCCCCGGCTCCCGCCGCTCCGGCCGCGGGGGGCGACGACGACTTCCAGATCGAACGCTTCTGA
- a CDS encoding ATP-dependent helicase: MDLSKLNPPQREAVVTLQGPLLVLAGAGSGKTRVITHRIVHLLNERPDHILARNILAVTFTNKAATEMKERLVHMAGPRAQGVLVCTFHAFGAEMLREDIHRLGWPRKFAIADMGDQLAIIRRAMRDHRIDDRAFDARKVLGLISKAKNSGKAPEPKPEGIGDDYDLITHMVYGDYQLALKAQGSVDFDDLLLLPARLLREHSDLYLKYTHRFRYLLVDEFQDTNLAQLDLLKLMAGQSRNVCAVGDDDQCIYSWRGAEVRNILDFERFFPGGKEVRLEQNYRSVQTVLDAANAVIAKNPERKAKQMWTDRKGGPKVKVVACPNDEEEARFVAHEIQKHLGLGVPADDIAVLYRTNGQSHPIEEMLREKNIAYEVVGGSEFFDRREVKDVIAYFKVIVNRLDEISLMRIINVPARGIGDVTVERLHAHSREEGVTLWTVMRRAADYDDLPPGAGAKVLEFVELIERYRAAYEHGQLAGVTRKLLEEIGFRDATRAHATSATSADKKLKSVDGVLDSLERFEKREGPKASLLTYLNRLSLDNRQEDEEEVPGAKGRVTLMTIHSSKGLEYRLVFFIGMEEDLMPHGGMQGEAQNLEEERRLCYVGITRAKELLYLTRAVTRVKRGKEVPRTPSRFLEDLPPDVIEVITPDAPRQGPPTTEEKNFFANLKERFKKPVPGALPGGGGPSGGPPGGRAG, from the coding sequence ATGGACCTCTCGAAGCTCAACCCTCCCCAGCGCGAGGCCGTGGTCACCCTCCAGGGGCCCCTGCTGGTCCTCGCGGGGGCTGGGAGCGGGAAGACCCGCGTCATCACCCACCGCATCGTCCACCTGCTCAACGAGCGGCCAGACCACATCCTGGCTCGCAACATCCTCGCGGTGACCTTCACCAACAAGGCCGCCACGGAGATGAAGGAGCGCCTGGTCCACATGGCCGGGCCCCGGGCCCAGGGCGTGCTCGTCTGCACGTTCCACGCCTTCGGCGCGGAGATGCTGCGCGAGGACATCCACCGGCTGGGGTGGCCCCGGAAGTTCGCCATCGCGGACATGGGGGACCAGCTGGCCATCATCCGCCGGGCCATGCGCGACCACCGCATCGACGACCGCGCCTTCGACGCCCGCAAGGTGCTGGGCCTCATCTCCAAGGCCAAGAACTCGGGCAAGGCGCCGGAGCCCAAGCCGGAGGGTATCGGCGACGACTACGACCTCATCACCCACATGGTCTACGGGGACTACCAGCTCGCCCTCAAGGCGCAGGGCTCGGTGGACTTCGACGACCTGCTGCTGTTGCCCGCGCGCCTGCTGCGCGAGCACTCGGACCTGTACCTCAAGTACACCCACCGCTTCCGCTACCTGCTGGTGGACGAGTTCCAGGACACCAACCTGGCCCAGCTGGATCTGCTCAAGCTGATGGCGGGGCAGTCGCGCAACGTGTGCGCGGTGGGCGACGACGACCAGTGCATCTACTCCTGGCGCGGCGCGGAGGTGCGCAACATCCTCGACTTCGAGCGCTTCTTCCCGGGCGGCAAGGAGGTGCGCCTGGAGCAGAACTACCGCTCCGTGCAGACGGTGCTGGACGCGGCCAACGCCGTCATCGCCAAGAACCCCGAGCGCAAGGCCAAGCAGATGTGGACCGACCGCAAGGGCGGGCCCAAGGTGAAGGTGGTGGCGTGCCCCAACGACGAGGAGGAGGCCCGCTTCGTCGCGCATGAAATCCAGAAGCACCTGGGCCTGGGCGTCCCCGCGGACGACATCGCGGTGCTCTACCGCACCAACGGCCAGTCGCACCCCATCGAGGAGATGCTGCGCGAGAAGAACATCGCCTACGAGGTGGTGGGCGGCAGCGAGTTCTTCGACCGGCGCGAGGTGAAGGACGTCATCGCGTACTTCAAGGTCATCGTGAACCGGCTGGATGAAATCTCGCTCATGCGCATCATCAACGTGCCGGCGAGGGGCATCGGCGACGTCACGGTGGAGCGGCTGCACGCGCACTCGCGCGAGGAGGGCGTCACCCTGTGGACGGTGATGCGCCGGGCCGCCGACTACGACGACCTGCCCCCCGGCGCGGGCGCCAAGGTGCTGGAGTTCGTGGAGCTCATCGAGCGCTACCGCGCGGCCTACGAGCACGGCCAGCTGGCCGGCGTGACGCGCAAGCTGCTGGAGGAGATCGGCTTCCGCGACGCCACGCGCGCCCACGCCACCAGCGCCACCAGCGCGGACAAGAAGCTCAAGAGCGTGGACGGCGTGCTCGACTCGCTGGAGCGCTTCGAGAAGCGCGAGGGCCCCAAGGCCAGCCTGCTCACCTACCTGAACCGCCTCTCGCTCGACAACCGGCAGGAGGACGAAGAGGAGGTCCCGGGCGCCAAGGGCCGCGTCACCCTGATGACCATCCACTCCTCCAAGGGCCTGGAGTACCGGCTCGTCTTCTTCATCGGCATGGAGGAGGACCTGATGCCCCACGGCGGCATGCAGGGCGAGGCGCAGAACCTCGAGGAGGAGCGCCGGCTCTGCTACGTGGGCATCACCCGCGCCAAGGAGCTGCTCTACCTCACGCGCGCCGTCACCCGCGTGAAGCGCGGCAAGGAGGTGCCCCGGACCCCCTCGCGCTTCCTGGAGGACCTCCCCCCGGACGTCATCGAGGTCATCACCCCGGACGCGCCGCGTCAGGGACCGCCGACGACGGAGGAGAAGAACTTCTTCGCCAACCTCAAGGAGCGCTTCAAGAAGCCCGTGCCCGGGGCCCTGCCCGGTGGAGGCGGCCCCTCTGGAGGGCCGCCAGGAGGTAGGGCGGGGTAG
- a CDS encoding zinc ribbon domain-containing protein, with amino-acid sequence MPQTLCPSCGHSPIPRGAQSCPACGEPFDHLQAYKKVGRMRLDQIGEAVDDDATVFGGDLVTSAVSAHPGPAATVLGAGAAAWFLRVGGVVGSLQDPQWAYGLVALDLVLALVLVLNRGPAKGMAQAGLVAQLLATAWLARAAPLAPVHLAYLALGVLSLTMVMGEPGVVRRYVGLGLGLGAALASVGLVAAPGALSGNGGVRQLLVGSELGYRLELPVGWQRLTREQLAPHLTLPQATLTGSAVGFGDVARGRYGMLWVERAPGQALPAGCQGLLRALGAGTSSVLPLPAPPALGGRTQVHALSAAGGARGVLGCGLLSDGRLVGLAVVAPSAEDASTADAVREEAFRAVGSGLVLQ; translated from the coding sequence ATGCCCCAGACCCTCTGTCCGAGCTGCGGTCATAGCCCCATTCCCCGAGGGGCCCAGTCGTGCCCCGCGTGTGGCGAGCCGTTCGACCACCTGCAGGCGTACAAGAAGGTCGGCCGCATGCGGCTGGACCAGATTGGCGAGGCGGTGGACGACGACGCGACGGTGTTCGGGGGCGACCTGGTCACCAGCGCGGTGTCCGCGCATCCGGGGCCGGCGGCGACGGTGCTCGGGGCGGGGGCGGCCGCGTGGTTCCTGCGGGTGGGGGGCGTGGTGGGCTCGCTCCAGGACCCGCAGTGGGCGTATGGCCTCGTGGCGCTGGACCTGGTGCTGGCGCTGGTGCTGGTGCTCAACCGGGGGCCGGCCAAGGGGATGGCGCAGGCGGGGTTGGTGGCGCAGCTGCTGGCCACGGCCTGGCTGGCCCGCGCCGCGCCGCTGGCGCCGGTGCACCTGGCCTACCTGGCGCTGGGCGTCCTGTCGCTGACGATGGTGATGGGGGAGCCGGGCGTGGTGCGGCGCTACGTGGGGCTGGGCCTGGGGCTGGGCGCGGCGCTGGCGTCGGTGGGGCTCGTGGCGGCGCCGGGCGCGCTGTCGGGCAACGGGGGCGTGCGCCAGCTGCTCGTCGGCAGCGAGCTGGGCTACCGGCTGGAGCTCCCCGTGGGCTGGCAGCGGCTGACGCGCGAACAGCTCGCGCCGCACCTGACGCTGCCGCAGGCCACGCTGACCGGCAGCGCCGTGGGGTTCGGCGACGTCGCGCGGGGCCGCTACGGCATGTTGTGGGTGGAGCGCGCGCCGGGGCAGGCGTTGCCGGCGGGCTGCCAGGGCCTGTTGCGAGCGCTCGGGGCGGGGACGTCGTCCGTGCTGCCGCTGCCCGCGCCGCCGGCGCTGGGGGGCCGCACGCAGGTGCATGCCCTGAGCGCGGCGGGGGGCGCGCGGGGCGTGCTGGGCTGCGGCCTGTTGTCGGATGGACGACTGGTGGGGCTGGCGGTGGTGGCGCCCTCGGCGGAGGACGCGTCGACGGCGGACGCCGTGCGCGAGGAGGCCTTCAGGGCGGTGGGCTCGGGCCTCGTGTTGCAGTAA
- a CDS encoding Maf family protein, which yields MATVRAIVTRDLILASTSSARRALMDGLTLPYRAESPGVDETVSPSSTAQEAVRELAARKALAVHQRHPAAWVLGADQLVEVHGRILTKPADRDAAREQLRLLLGTTHAIHTGVCLVGPGGYRSEAMETARLTFHAVGADELERYLDLNEWEGCCGSYRVEGAGQALLARLDGDRANVQGLPMVTVVRLLREAGFGFFERA from the coding sequence ATGGCTACAGTCCGCGCCATCGTGACGCGAGACCTCATCCTGGCATCGACCTCCAGCGCCCGGCGGGCGCTGATGGATGGACTCACCCTCCCCTACCGCGCCGAGTCCCCCGGCGTGGACGAGACGGTGTCCCCGAGCTCCACCGCCCAGGAGGCCGTGCGGGAGCTCGCCGCTCGCAAGGCGCTCGCCGTGCACCAGCGCCACCCGGCCGCCTGGGTGCTGGGCGCGGACCAGCTCGTCGAGGTCCACGGACGCATCCTCACCAAGCCCGCGGACCGCGACGCCGCGCGGGAGCAGCTGCGCCTGCTGCTGGGCACCACGCACGCCATCCACACCGGCGTGTGCCTGGTGGGCCCTGGCGGCTACCGGAGCGAAGCCATGGAGACGGCCCGCCTCACGTTCCACGCGGTGGGCGCGGACGAGCTGGAGCGCTACCTGGACCTGAACGAGTGGGAGGGCTGCTGCGGCAGCTACCGCGTGGAGGGCGCCGGACAGGCCCTCCTGGCGCGGCTCGACGGGGACCGCGCCAACGTGCAGGGCCTGCCCATGGTGACCGTGGTCCGGCTGCTGCGCGAGGCGGGCTTCGGCTTCTTCGAGCGCGCGTAG